The Panicum hallii strain FIL2 chromosome 9, PHallii_v3.1, whole genome shotgun sequence genome has a window encoding:
- the LOC112877943 gene encoding NAC domain-containing protein 10-like, whose translation MIMANPAMLPPGFRFHPTDEELILHYLRNRAANAGCPVDIIADVDIYKFDPWDLPSRAAYGDKEWYFFSPRDRKYPNGIRPNRAAGSGYWKATGTDKPIHSSATGESVGVKKALVFYKGRPPKGTKTNWIMHEYRLAADAHAAHTYRPMKFRNTSMRLDDWVLCRIYKKTSHASPMAVPPLSDHEQDEPCGFDENRPYAVPSAAMLVQQVAYPALHAASSSGAQRMPRVPSLTELFNDPSLAHFFEDGGVPDMARLDQHHHHQYGGATLLGHPVTSQLLANNGNIMPGQMDSSASTSAAGDGTAAGKRRRSSETSTSAGAASAAKKPNGSCFGATFQIGNGLQGSLGHHMLLHSNMGMN comes from the exons ATGATCATGGCGAACCCGGCGATGCTGCCGCCCGGCTTCCGGTTCCACCCGACGGACGAGGAGCTGATCCTCCACTACCTCCGCAACCGCGCCGCCAACGCGGGGTGCCCCGTCGACATCATCGCCGACGTCGACATCTACAAGTTCGATCCATGGGACCTGCCAT CCCGGGCGGCGTACGGGGACAAGGAGTGGTACTTCTTCAGCCCGCGCGACCGCAAGTACCCGAACGGAATCCGGCCGAACCGCGCGGCGGGCTCGGGCTACTGGAAGGCCACCGGCACGGACAAGCCCATCCACAGCAGCGCCACCGGCGAGAGCGTCGGCGTCAAGAAGGCGCTCGTCTTCTACAAGGGCCGCCCGCCCAAGGGCACCAAGACCAACTGGATCATGCACGAGTaccgcctcgccgccgacgcCCACGCCGCCCACACCTACCGCCCCATGAAGTTCCGCAACACCTCCATGAGG CTGGATGACTGGGTGCTGTGCCGGATCTACAAGAAGACCAGCCACGCGTCGCCGATGGCGGTGCCGCCGCTCTCCGACCACGAGCAGGACGAGCCGTGCGGCTTCGACGAGAACCGCCCCTACGCCGTGCCGAGCGCCGCCATGCTCGTGCAGCAGGTGGCGTACCCGGCGCTGCACGCCGCGTCGTCGTCCGGCGCGCAGAGGATGCCCAGGGTCCCGTCCCTCACCGAGCTCTTCAACGATCCCTCGCTGGCGCACTTCTTCGAGGACGGCGGCGTCCCGGACATGGCGCGGCTCGaccagcaccaccaccaccagtaCGGCGGCGCCACTCTCCTCGGCCACCCCGTCACGAGCCAGCTGCTGGCCAACAATGGCAACATCATGCCCGGGCAGATGGATTCGTCTGCCTCGACGTCGGCCGCGGGCGACGGCACCGCCGCTGGCAAGCGCAGGAGGTCATCAGAGACTAGTACGAGTGCCGGCGCGGCATCCGCGGCCAAGAAACCGAACGGCTCCTGCTTCGGTGCAACGTTCCAAATCGGCAACGGGCTGCAGGGGTCCCTGGGCCACCACATGCTGCTCCATTCTAACATGGGGATGAACTGA
- the LOC112877395 gene encoding ricin B-like lectin R40C1 produces MFGFGHHGHHGQNPPAHPPAHGGGAHQPTFKIFCKADEGYCLTVRDGNVVLAPANPRDEHQHWYKDMRFSAQVKDEEGNPAFALVNKATGLAIKHSLGQSHPVKLVPFNPEYQDESVLWTESGDVGKGFRCIRMVNNIRLNFDALHGDKDHGGVHDGTAVVLWEWAKGDNQSWKILPWGDEAYAGGSAANAPRGGGGYGHGEPTVRIYCKADEGFSVTVRNGAVCLAPTNPRDEFQHWVKDMRHSNSIKDEEGYPAFALVNRVTGEAIKHSQGEGHQVKLVPYNPNYQDESVLWTESRDVGHGFRCIRMVNNIYLNFDAFHGDKDHGGVRDGTNIVLWKWCEGDNQRWKIVPW; encoded by the exons ATGTTCGGCTTCGGGCACCACGGCCACCACGGCCAGAACCCGCCGGCGCACCCCCCggcccacggcggcggcgcgcaccaGCCCACCTTCAAGATCTTCTGCAAGGCCGATGAGGGCTACTGCCTCACCGTCCGCGACGGCAACGTGGTGCTCGCCCCCGCCAACCCACGCGACGAGCACCAGCACTGGTACAAGGACATGCGCTTCAGCGCCCAGGTCAAGGACGAGGAGGGCAACCCGGCCTTCGCCCTCGTCAACAAGGCCACGGGGCTCGCCATCAAGCACTCCCTCGGCCAGTCCCACCCG GTGAAGCTTGTGCCGTTCAACCCGGAGTACCAGGATGAGTCCGTGCTGTGGACGGAGAGCGGCGACGTGGGCAAGGGCTTCCGCTGCATCCGCATGGTGAACAACATCCGCCTCAACTTCGACGCCTTGCACGGCGACAAGGACCACGGCGGCGTGCACGACGGCACCGCCGTCGTGCTCTGGGAGTGGGCCAAGGGCGACAACCAGAGCTGGAAGATCCTGCCGTGGGGCGACGAGGCctacgccggcggcagcgccGCCAACgcgccccgcggcggcggcggctacggcCACGGCGAGCCCACCGTCCGCATCTACTGCAAGGCCGACGAGGGGTTCAGCGTCACCGTCCGCAACGGCGCCGTGTGCCTGGCGCCCACCAACCCGCGCGACGAGTTCCAGCACTGGGTCAAGGACATGCGCCACAGCAACAGCATCAAGGACGAGGAGGGCTACCCGGCCTTCGCGCTCGTCAACAGGGTCACTGGCGAGGCCATCAAGCACTCCCAGGGCGAGGGCCACCAG GTGAAGCTGGTGCCGTACAACCCCAACTACCAGGACGAGTCGGTGCTGTGGACGGAGAGCCGCGACGTCGGGCACGGCTTCCGCTGCATCCGCATGGTGAACAACATCTACCTCAACTTCGACGCCTTCCACGGCGACAAGGACCACGGCGGGGTGCGCGACGGCACCAACATCGTGCTCTGGAAGTGGTGCGAGGGCGACAACCAGCGCTGGAAGATCGTCCCCTGGT AA